A genomic region of Ornithodoros turicata isolate Travis unplaced genomic scaffold, ASM3712646v1 ctg00000950.1, whole genome shotgun sequence contains the following coding sequences:
- the LOC135375881 gene encoding uncharacterized protein LOC135375881 → MREHRARVEAALATLTTGSPRAVTPSRSSMWTPSGRASQALPPVSSPGTGRRLSSSPTSTAPAVSSSGPHHPVSSSLGLHSPGSLASAGLSGALSEVSSVSPSACSDVSSSAAVLEPATNSRPGDLGAEAEPIFDLTRGQGSPTPLEALRSFLTTYLPRLGVGPRQASLRAIVDLAMDSVAFLPRLEMFLFDLLPPQPVRAGGPPRRQPTMRITRRMHRRMEFARTQDLYRRNRRACARLVLDGPPKEPPGDPVDFLDFWTSIMVPGEPDFSEPLETAPQAVAPEVLEPFSEDEVRAAFPDGNSAPGPDGVTSSQLKAVPVPYLVIIINLFLLAGDVPLICTKHGPSSFQKCPILLVPEITGPSPSRLYYYAFATEPWLTA, encoded by the coding sequence ATGAGGGAGCATCGAGCGCGGGTGGAAGCCGCTCTTGCTACGCTGACTACTGGATCTCCCCGTGCTGTGACCCCGAGCAGATCTTCGATGTGGACTCCTTCAGGAAGAGCGTCTCAAGCCCTGCCTCCTGTATCGTCTCCCGGAACCGGCCGTCGGTTGTCTTCTTCACCCACCTCAACTGCTCCAGCTGTATCCTCTTCGGGTCCTCATCATCCTGTATCTTCGTCCCTGGGTCTTCACAGTCCTGGATCGCTGGCTTCTGCAGGCTTATCTGGTGCTCTGTCGGAAGTGTCCTCTGTGTCTCCATCCGCCTGTTCGGATGTCTCCTCTAGTGCCGCTGTATTGGAACCAGCGACGAACTCCCGCCCCGGGGATCTTGGAGCTGAAGCGGAGCCAATATTTGATCTGACGCGAGGCCAAGGCTCTCCAACTCCGCTGGAGGCCCTACGTTCGTTCCTGACGACCTACCTTCCTCGACTTGGGGTTGGTCCTCGTCAAGCCTCCCTTCGGGCCATTGTGGATCTAGCGATGGACTCAGTGGCCTTCTTGCCCAGACTGGAGATGTTCCTGTTTGACCTTCTGCCTCCGCAGCCTGTGCGAGCTGGTGGACCCCCGAGACGACAGCCTACCATGAGGATCACGCGCCGCATGCATCGCCGCATGGAGTTTGCGAGAACACAGGATCTCTATCGGAGGAATCGTCGTGCATGTGCGCGCTTGGTGCTGGACGGCCCTCCCAAGGAACCTCCTGGGGATCCTGTGGACTTCCTCGATTTCTGGACAAGCATAATGGTTCCAGGCGAGCCGGACTTCTCTGAGCCCTTGGAGACTGCCCCGCAGGCCGTGGCTCCGGAGGTTCTTGAGCCCTTTTCTGAGGATGAGGTGCGTGCGGCCTTCCCTGATGGAAACTCTGCGCCTGGCCCTGATGGGGTTACATCGTCACAATTGAAAGCAGTTCCTGTTCCATACCTGGTGATCATCATCAATCTGTTCCTCCTGGCTGGCGACGTCCCGCTTATCTGCACGAAGCACGGACCATCTTCTTTCCAGAAGTGTCCCATCCTGCTGGTCCCGGAGATTACAGGCCCGTCACCATCTCGTCTGTACTACTACGCCTTTGCCACCGAGCCTTGGCTAACCGCCTGA